A stretch of Hydractinia symbiolongicarpus strain clone_291-10 chromosome 9, HSymV2.1, whole genome shotgun sequence DNA encodes these proteins:
- the LOC130656579 gene encoding histone H2B, gonadal-like, translated as MSDAAAKGGKQAPKVAKKGEKRAGKKGGKIGGTGEKKRKRKRKESYAIYIYNVLKQVHPDVGVSSKAMSIMNSFVNDIFERIASEASRLALQNKKSTISSREIQTAVRLLLPGELAKHAVSEGTKAVTKYTSSK; from the coding sequence atgtctgacgcagcagctaaaggaggaaaacaggcacctaaagtagccaagaaaggtgaaaaaagagccggcaaaaaaggaggaaagattggtggaactggtgaaaagaaacgcaagagaaagagaaaggaaagttatgctatttacatctacaatgttttgaaacaagttcacccagatgtcggagtttcaagcaaagctatgagcatcatgaactcatttgtcaacgacatctttgagcgcattgcttccgaagcttcgcgtttggctcttcaaaacaaaaagtcgaccatctcttctcgtgaaattcaaaccgcagtacgtcttctcttgcctggagaacttgcaaaacacgcagtcagtgaaggaacaaaagccgtcacaaaatacacaagcagcaagtaa